A stretch of the Nicotiana tabacum cultivar K326 chromosome 6, ASM71507v2, whole genome shotgun sequence genome encodes the following:
- the LOC107801405 gene encoding uncharacterized protein LOC107801405: MKPSVARNVYLYSRSLLMPNPCPATTSFWSNYRLFSSKSPNQPLAGSNSGHTRDSNDNSLHDEDDISNKALKRQIDKFFEGDEEAFPSIFEAILKRKLAGKSEESDEELMNDLQAQPRQHDAADKGSNSD, encoded by the exons ATGAAACCATCCGTTGCAAGAAATGTTTACCTCTATTCGCGCAGTTTGTTAATGCCGAATCCTTGCCCTGCTACCACTTCATTTTGGTCCAACTATAGACTTTTCTCTTCCAAAAGCCCTAATCAACCTCTTGCTGGATCAAACTCGGGTCATACTCGTGATAGCAATGATAATAGCCTTCACGATGAAGATGATATCAGCAATAAAG CGCTGAAGAGGCAGATAGATAAGTTCTTTGAAGGAGATGAAGAAGCATTCCCATCAATATTTGAAGCCATACTGAAAAGAAAGTTGGCTGGAAAAAGTGAGGAATCAGATGAGGAATTGATGAATGACCTTCAAGCCCAACCCCGACAGCATGATGCTGCTGATAAAGGGTCCAACTCCGATTGA